The following coding sequences lie in one Apium graveolens cultivar Ventura chromosome 1, ASM990537v1, whole genome shotgun sequence genomic window:
- the LOC141672495 gene encoding RING-H2 finger protein ATL46-like yields MCLIQHRIKQRYVLVGQTIVQPPTYQKESNPSSGSKISPAVLIVIVILAVMFFICGVLHLFVRFLIRKRSSSQDFQSSRYPEMSNSESFRRQLQQLFNLHDSGLDQTFIDALPVFLYKEIKGLKEPFDCAVCLCEFSEHDKLRLLPLCSHAFHIDCIDTWLLSNSTCPLCRGALFSPGFSIENPVFDFDDSILDEDGFSGSIRIGVSRGQKPADHDTTIASEKRMFPVRLGKFRSTNVEGKNSCNEMGEPSNSNLDARRCYSMGSFQYVVGNSELQVAFCSSSRDNSVKVKVGPNSNFSSDGDFDGKKINNRSKGESFSVSKIWLWPKKDKFPDSADTRMVSSSSNVSFPWSIRTPVT; encoded by the coding sequence ATGTGTTTGATTCAACATAGAATCAAGCAGAGATATGTTCTTGTGGGCCAAACTATTGTGCAACCTCCTACTTACCAAAAAGAGTCTAATCCATCCTCTGGTAGTAAAATTAGTCCAGCAGTTCTCATTGTTATTGTGATACTAGCTGTCATGTTTTTCATCTGTGGTGTCCTACATTTGTTTGTTAGATTTCTCATTCGAAAAAGATCTTCCTCTCAAGACTTTCAGTCTAGCAGATACCCTGAAATGTCGAATTCCGAATCTTTTCGAAGGCAGTTACAACAACTCTTCAACCTACATGATTCAGGCCTTGATCAGACTTTCATTGATGCTCTTCCTGTGTTTCTTTACAAGGAAATAAAAGGTTTGAAGGAACCATTTGATTGCGCTGTTTGTCTATGTGAATTCTCGGAGCATGATAAGCTAAGATTGCTTCCTTTGTGTAGTCACGCTTTCCATATTGATTGTATTGACACATGGTTATTGTCAAATTCAACTTGTCCCCTTTGTAGAGGGGCTCTTTTCTCTCCCGGGTTTTCGATAGAAAATCCTgtttttgattttgatgattCAATATTAGATGAAGATGGGTTTTCAGGAAGTATTCGTATTGGTGTTTCACGTGGTCAAAAACCAGCTGATCATGATACTACTATCGCTAGTGAAAAGAGGATGTTTCCGGTGAGGCTAGGCAAATTTAGAAGCACAAATGTTGAAGGTAAAAACAGTTGTAATGAGATGGGAGAACCAAGTAACAGTAATTTGGATGCAAGAAGGTGCTACTCAATGGGATCATTTCAATATGTTGTCGGCAACTCAGAGCTGCAAGTGGCCTTTTGCTCCAGTAGCAGAGATAATTCTGTGAAAGTTAAGGTCGGTCCGAATAGTAATTTTTCAAGTGATGGGGATTTTGATGGTAAGAAAATTAACAATAGAAGCAAAGGAGAGAGCTTTTCAGTTTCGAAGATCTGGCTATGGCCTAAGAAAGATAAGTTCCCAGATTCTGCAGATACACGTATGGTTAGTTCTTCTAGTAATGTAAGTTTTCCATGGAGTATTAGAACTCCGGTTACATGA
- the LOC141712440 gene encoding uncharacterized protein LOC141712440 — protein sequence MAMSYSSAASGSKSTSSGSIIDCNHPYYLSSSDHPGMILVTITLTEHNYSQWCRSMRIALSSKLKLAFIDGSYAKPVSTSHLTVYWNRCNDIVISWILNTVSPEIRQSIMFMNSATEIWSDLATRFAHTNIPKLFNLKRAISSLSQDNMSISTYFTRFRALNDELESLSELPKCSCAKCTCNVNAKLNLYMKSSLLAQFLMGLNESFTVTRGHILMMTPPPSPSEAYGILLQEEHQREKSTSVLPTTEHSSMSVK from the coding sequence ATGGCAATGTCTTACTCCTCCGCTGCTTCTGGATCTAAATCTACATCTTCAGGTTCTATAATTGACTGTAATCATCCATACTATCTCTCTTCATCTGATCATCCAGGTATGATTCTTGTTACTATTACTCTTACAGAGCATAACTACAGTCAGTGGTGTCGATCTATGCGAATTGCATTGTCATCGAAACTTAAACTAGCTTTTATTGATGGATCCTATGCTAAACCTGTATCTACATCACATCTGACTGTTTACTGGAATCGGTGCAATGATATTGTAATCTCCTGGATCCTTAACACTGTTTCACCTGAGATTCGACAAAGCATCATGTTCATGAATTCCGCTACTGAGATATGGTCTGATTTAGCCACTAGATTTGCACATACAAACATTCCTAAATTGTTCAATTTAAAGCGTGCAATTTCATCCTTAAGTCAAGATAACATGTCTATCTCAACCTATTTCACTCGATTTCGTGCTCTAAATGATGAATTGGAATCCTTATCTGAATTGCCTAAATGCTCGTGTGCTAAATGCACTTGCAATGTCAATGCAAAATTAAATCTCTACATGAAATCTAGTCTGCTCGCTCAATTTCTTATGGGACTCAATGAGTCATTTACTGTTACTCGAGGTCATATTCTCATGATGACACCACCTCCTTCCCCGAGTGAAGCATATGGTATCCTGTTACAAGAGGAGCATCAAAGAGAGAAATCAACTTCTGTGTTACCAACTACTGAACATTCATCAATGTCTGTCAAATAA